CTATCAGCGCAACGACAACTTGATGCTCTCCGAGGAAGCTCGGGCCGATTCGATTCCGGGACTCGAGATCGAAGCCGACGACGTGCGCTGCACGCACGGGGCGACCACCGGCCGCGTGGACGACGAGCAAATCTTTTATTGCCGCTGCCGCGGATTGACGCGAGAGGAGGCGATCCGCACGGTCGTCGTCGGTTTTTTCCAACAAGTGTTCGACCGGATCACGATCGACAGCGTTCGCGAAGCGCTCGGCGAGGCGATCAAACGGCGCGTGCGAGAGTTTGAATGACCTGCGCGCCGCCGCGCACTCCCCGGCGCTGCGACTTGGGTCGCGGCTAAATGGGTGACTTTTTCGTACTTTGTCCTTCGCACTTGCGTTTCCATGTCCGACTTCGTTCGCGTTGCCAGCACTTTCGAGCTTTCCGATCCTGGCCGGATGCTGGTCGAGGTTGACGATCGGATGATTGCGCTATTTCACGTCGGTGGAAAGTTTTACGCGATCGACGACGTTTGCACGCACGACGGCGGGCCGCTCGCGGAAGGGGAATTGGAAGGATTTGCCATTGCTTGCCCGCGACACGGGGCGAAATTCGACATCCGCGACGGCCGAGTCCTTTCGATGCCGGCCACCCAATCGACCGTCGCCCATGAAGTAAAAGTCGAAGGAACCGACGTTTTCATCCGCGTGATTGAGTAGAATGGATTGAGGCGGGCTGCCGGAGCTTCCAATCAAGTGTTGGAGTTCAGGCTTTGGCCTGCGGCGGCAGCCTAAAGCCTGAACTCCAACGATGCGGTCCTGTCTCTGCCCTTTGAGGTTTTCCATGCCTATCACTGAAGATGCCGTTCGCGAGACCCTTAAGCAGGTGATCGATCCGGAGTTGTTCATCAACATCATCGACCTGGGGCTGGTCTACACGGTCGCGACCGAGCCGGCCGGCGAGAAGGAAAACGTCAAGATCGAGATGACGATGACCAGCCCCGCGTGCCCCGCCGGCCCGCAGTTGATCGGCCAGTCGAAGCAAGCGCTCGGCCGGTTGGAGGGGGTCGGCGACGTGGAAGTGAAGCTCGTGATGATCCCGCCTTGGACCCCCGACCGAATGACCGAAGACGCGCGCGATCAATTGGGGATCTTTTGAAAGGCTATTCCGCGTCGAGAATCTCAATCTTTGCCTGGCCGATGACTTGCGAAACCGGGAGGAAGCAACTGTATGCCGCTTCCCCTTGCAGGCTCGAATCGGTCAGCTTGAGATAGGCGGCCCCGATGCCGCCCAAGCCGCGTGTCGCGTCGAGCGGTATCCAACGGTCACCGATCCAGACTTCATTCCACATGTGGAAGGCGAAGCCCGGATGGTCATCAACGTAAACGAGTCCGATCGCCACGCGCGCCGGAATTCCCCGCGACCGCGCGAGCGCCGCCAGCAGCACGGCGTGTTGAGAGCAAGCTCCCTCGCGGCTGTCGGCCACTTCGACGGCGGTGGAAAACGCCTTGAGATAGTCCTTGGCGACGACATATTGGTGCACGAATCGTTCGAGCGCCGCGGCTGTCTCCCAGGCATCGGTCCCTTGGCCTGCCGCCCGTTTCGCCAGCTCCACGATCCGCGG
The nucleotide sequence above comes from Pirellulales bacterium. Encoded proteins:
- a CDS encoding non-heme iron oxygenase ferredoxin subunit gives rise to the protein MSDFVRVASTFELSDPGRMLVEVDDRMIALFHVGGKFYAIDDVCTHDGGPLAEGELEGFAIACPRHGAKFDIRDGRVLSMPATQSTVAHEVKVEGTDVFIRVIE
- a CDS encoding metal-sulfur cluster assembly factor yields the protein MPITEDAVRETLKQVIDPELFINIIDLGLVYTVATEPAGEKENVKIEMTMTSPACPAGPQLIGQSKQALGRLEGVGDVEVKLVMIPPWTPDRMTEDARDQLGIF